In a single window of the Podospora pseudocomata strain CBS 415.72m chromosome 2 map unlocalized CBS415.72m_2, whole genome shotgun sequence genome:
- a CDS encoding uncharacterized protein (EggNog:ENOG503P4AI) — MPSTAARLALAALVTVTTSPLAANALLGTPGSPCEKHCSNQQDHTARDEIVCDRGSIGKTAAGIVWENCINCQLRSNYTSGTMSDQAALLYNLRFAMDTCLWHSGDSTPCTGSTACGPLEDAVEFRRNDTSGRTPHGFCDLWEENFIPRCSPCLVGEQRGRGLFLNNYLWILEAACEQKPDPGYTIAIQGEVFGENTVTIVPPETTLVGVPTPDYGPVSLGARVGIAFGGIALLLVLAGFFIVCNGKRRRRAFLRELEKRHAQANHRYGGGGGDMFETPVSQRPLRGWENESPVSAATEATERTLPRYISPYTSTYNSPVSGPGGSATVAANWPSLSPQQMHSQRLDQLLQQQSPAHGSPPPAFTQWPSVGQEKMVMQTYTQHEKRQNEIAIGLALGGDEASLRSKPSNGTMNNDRYGYPVEDKGKQRDEVYELKEVESPYNGQGGEGMVHGSNNPYYQMPSPPQAPVLHHPGYGRAHGSRPGSGDKGATGLGLQSVPVS; from the exons ATGCCGTCCACTGCTGCTCGCCTTGCCCTCGCGGCTCTGGTGACAGTAACGACCTCACCGCTGGCCGCCAACGCCCTGCTGGGCACACCTGGATCACCATGCGAGAAGCACTGCAGCAACCAGCAGGACCACACGGCGCGGGATGAGATTGTTTGTGATAGGGGCAGCATAGGGAAGACAGCGGCTGGGATAGTATGGGAGAACTGCATCAATTGTCAGCTGAGGAGCAACTACACATCTGGGACCATGTCGGATCAGGCTGCTTTGCTTT ACAACCTTCGATTTGCCATGGACACCTGCCTATGGCATAGTGGCGACAGCACACCATGCACCGGATC GACAGCATGCGGTCCGCTGGAAGATGCCGTGGAGTTTCGCAGGAATGACACTTCCGGCCGAACCCCACACGGCTTCTGTGACCTATGGGAAGAGAACTTTATTCCTCGATGCTCACCATGCCTAGTTGGTGAACAGCGAGGTCGtggcctcttcctcaacaactaCCTCTGGATCCTCGAGGCTGCTTGCGAACAGAAACCAGATCCAGGATATACCATCGCCATCCAAGGCGAAGTCTTTGGTGAAAACACCGTCACCATCGTTCCACCAGAAACCACCCTCGTCGGCGTCCCAACACCAGATTATGGCCCTGTCTCCCTCGGCGCTAGGGTGGGCATCGCCTTTGGTGGCAttgcgcttcttcttgttctggCCGGCTTCTTCATTGTCTGCAAtggcaagagaagaagacgggcTTTTTTAAGGGAGCTGGAAAAGCGCCACGCCCAAGCAAACCACAGGtatggtggcggaggaggtgacaTGTTTGAGACACCGGTTAGTCAGCGACCACttagggggtgggagaatgAGAGCCCTGTCTCTGCAGCCACTGAGGCGACGGAACGGACACTACCGCGATATATCTCGCCATACACGAGCACCTACAACAGCCCCGTTTCTGGACCAGGAGGGTCGGCGACGGTAGCGGCAAACTGGCCGTCGTTGTCACCACAGCAGATGCACAGCCAACGACTGGATCAGTTATTACAGCAACAGTCACCTGCGCACGGGTCCCCGCCACCGGCTTTTACACAGTGGCCTTCGGTTGGgcaggagaagatggttATGCAGACGTATACGCAGCACGAGAAGCGACAGAATGAGATTGCTATCGGGCTTGCgctgggaggggatgaggcgAGCTTGAGGAGCAAGCCGTCGAATGGGACGATGAATAATGATCGGTATGGGTACCCGGTGGAGGACAAGGGGAAGCAGAGGGATGAGGTGTATGAGTTGAAGGAGGTCGAGAGTCCGTATAATGGAcagggtggggagggaatGGTGCATGGGAGTAACAATCCTTATTATCAGATGCCGAGCCCACCACAGGCACCGGTGCTGCACCACCCTGGTTATGGGAGAGCACATGGGAGTCGGCCTGGGTCGGGGGATAAGGGGgcgacggggttggggttgcagAGTGTGCCTGTCTCATGA
- the CBF5 gene encoding centromere/microtubule-binding protein cbf5 (EggNog:ENOG503NVVD; COG:J) produces MSVSKDVIMPSSAPAPPVNDNELPLLLKGYNDMLVRTNHWTPIPYGCAPHKRDIKSYISSGVINLDKPSNPSSHEVVAWLKRMLRVEKTGHSGTLDPKVTGCLIVCVDRATRLVKAQQGAGKEYVCVIRLHDKVPGGEAAFAQALETLTGALFQRPPLISAVKRQLRIRTIHESKLIEFDNDRHLGVFWVSCEAGTYIRTLCVHLGLLLGVGAHMQELRRVRSGVMSEDDGKLVTLHDVLDAQWAYDNGGDETLLRKVIHPLETLLCTYKRLVVKDTAVNAICYGAKLTLPGLLRYSKDIDVHEEVVLITTKGEAIAIGIAQMSTVEMSTCDHGVVAKVKRCIMERDLYPRRWGLGPTAIEKKKLKSDGKLDKYGRANENTPAAWKASYQDYSESQQGAEAAAQEAAAPPTPVKAAEPATAPAASSPVREEKEKKRKSKHEGETAEEKAERKKAKKEKKEKKSKKDAEDSE; encoded by the exons ATGTCCGTCTCCAAGGATGTCATCATGCCctcgtcggctcccgctccccCTGTGAACGACAATgagctccccctccttctgAAGGGCTACAACGACATGCTTGTCCGCACCAACCATTGGACTCCCATCCCCTATGGCTGTGCCCCCCACAAGCGTGATATCAAGTCCTACATCTCCAGCGGTGTCATCAACCTTGACAAGCCTTccaacccttcctcccacGAGGTTGTCGCCTGGCTCAAGCGCATGCTTCG CGTTGAGAAGACTGGTCACTCTGGTACCCTTGATCCCAAGGTCACTGGCTGCTTGA TTGTCTGCGTTGATCGCGCTACTCGTCTCGTCAAGGCCCAGCAGGGCGCTGGTAAGGAGTACGTTTGCGTGATCCGTCTCCACGACAAGGTCCCTGGTGGCGAGGCTGCCTTCGCTCAGGCCCTCGAGACCCTCACTGGTGCTCTTTTCCAGCGGCCCCCTCTTATTTCGGCCGTCAAGCGTCAGCTCCGTATCCGTACCATCCACGAGAGCAAGCTCATTGAGTTCGACAATGACCGCCACCTTGGTGTCTTCTGGGTGTCTTGCGAGGCCGGCACCTACATCCGTACTCTCTGCGTTCACCTTGGTCTTCTCCTCGGTGTTGGCGCTCACATGCAGGAGCTTCGCCGTGTCCGCTCCGGTGTCATGTCTGAGGACGATGGCAAGCTTGTCACGCTTCACGATGTTCTCGATGCCCAGTGGGCCTACGACAACGGCGGTGACGAAACCCTCCTTCGCAAGGTCATCCACCCCCTGGAGACTCTCTTGTGCACTTACAAGCGTCTCGTTGTTAAGGATACCGCTGTCAACGCCATCTGCTACGGTGCCAAGCTCACGTTGCCTGGTCTGTTGAGATACTCCAAGGACATTGATGTGCACGAGGAGGTtgttctcatcaccaccaagggtGAGGCTATTGCTATTGGTATTGCGCAGATGAGCACTGTCGAGATGTCGACCTGCGACCACGGCGTCGTCGCCAAGGTCAAGCGCTGCATCATGGAGCGCGACCTTTACCCCCGCCGCTGGGGTCTCGGCCCTACTGCcattgagaagaagaagttgaagtCCGATGGCAAGCTTGACAAGTATGGCCGCGCCAATGAgaacacccccgccgcctggAAGGCCAGCTACCAGGATTACTCTGAGTCCCAGCAGGGCGCTGAGGCTGCCGcccaggaggctgctgcccctcccacccctgtcaaggctgccgagccCGCTACCGCTCCCGCCGCTTCCTCTCCAGTtagggaggagaaggaaaagaagcgcAAGAGCAAGCACGAGGGCGAgaccgccgaggagaaggcggagcgcaagaaggccaagaaggaaaagaaggagaagaagtccaagaagGATGCTGAGGATAGCGAGTAA
- a CDS encoding uncharacterized protein (CAZy:GH43; EggNog:ENOG503P1F3; COG:G), which yields MLPTLVTLLLLLLLLHLSLLPLVTATASPLLNRDFPDPSILHDSSGTYYAFATSLLTGPSPKNIQVASAPSPLGPWTYLDIDPLPNPGSWTSGPGSLTWAPSVIRLSDNSYVMYYSGQLSGNNSAYHCIGAAKSTSSVTGPYTPLSQPIACPLSQGGAIDPAGFLDPLTGKRYLVYKVDGNSLGNGGSCGNSVAPQVPTPIVLQPVADDGITFVGERVTILDRTEEDGPLVEAPDLWFDWGTGTYVLFYSNHCWSEEGYSVNYATSGEVTGVYKRASKGSLVATGDGLGVVAPGGASVVRRVDGDGGGNRTSIVFHGNCGEGRCLFGVDVSIGLS from the exons ATGCTCCCCACGCTCGttaccctcctcctcctcctcctcctcctccacctctcgcTTCTCCCCCTCGTCACCGCGACCGCATCCCCACTATTAAACCGTGATTTTCCC gacccctccatcctccacgACTCCTCAGGAACCTACTACGCCttcgccacctccctcctcaccggcccctccccaaaaaacaTCCAAGTCGCCTCCGCCCCTTCCCCGTTGGGACCGTGGACCTACCTCGACatcgaccccctccccaacccggGCTCCTGGACCTCGGGCCCCGGCTCTTTGACCTGGGCCCCCTCGGTGATCCGGCTATCAGACAACTCCTACGTGATGTACTACTCTGGCCAGCTCTCCGGCAACAACAGCGCATACCACTGCATCGGCGCCGCCAAGTCAACATCCTCCGTCACAGGTCCGTACACACCCCTATCCCAGCCAATCGCTTGTCCCCTTTCCCAAGGCGGGGCGATCGACCCGGCCGGGTTCCTGGACCCCCTGACAGGGAAACGGTATCTGGTCTACAAGGTTGATGGGAACTCCCTCGGGAATGGGGGTTCGTGTGGGAACAGTGTTGCTCCTCAGGTTCCGACCCCGATAGTACTGCAGCCGGTGGCGGATGATGGGATCACTTTCGTTGGGGAGAGGGTCACGATACTGGATcggacggaggaggatgggccGCTGGTGGAGGCGCCGGATTTGTGGTTTGActgggggacggggacgtATGTGCTTTTTTATAGTAATCATTGTTGGAGCGAGGAGGGGTACTCGGTGAATTATGCCACGAGCGGGGAGGTAACGGGGGTGTACAAGAGGGCGAGTAAGGGGAGTTTGGTTGCTAcgggggatgggttgggggttgtcgCGCCGGGGGGCGCGAGcgtggtgaggagggtggatggggacggTGGGGGGAACAGGACGAGTATTGTTTTTCATGGGAActgtggggaggggaggtgttTGTTCGGGGTTGATGTTAGTATTGGGCTTTCCTGA